A stretch of DNA from Rattus rattus isolate New Zealand chromosome 1, Rrattus_CSIRO_v1, whole genome shotgun sequence:
ggctAAAGATACCTGGAAGGTGGGTTGGACAGaactaacaacaataacaaaaaaacctaatTGGTATTGTTTTAGAGTTTGTTATGAGGGAAGTATAAGGGATTAGAATTAGGATATCTAAAGAGGAAGGTCATGGATACTTTAGGGTCAGTCAGGTGTTTGTTTGGaggagaaagttccaggactGTGAGGGGTTGAAGTTGAGGAGTTAAGCTGGAGGTGGGTTAGTGATTTAATGAGAACATGAGTCATTTGGGTGGGCTCTAGAATATGGGATAGAGCTGGAAGATGAGAGAGTTTGCTTTTCAAGAAAGCTTTACTGCCCTTAGCCCTTCCCTCCTTGTCCCATGTTAGTAGCATTTTCGGTATACAACCTGGGGTCCCATTTCTTCATATTGTTCCCGCAGGACCCAACAGGACTGGAAAGCATGTAGTGAGGCCAAAATGGAGCCCCCGATCCACACTGAAAGATTCCTGTTGGGCTGTGCCATCACCACTACGTGGTCCTCAGGGGACAGAGAACGTAGCAGCTCTGTCCTGAAGCGACTCTCCAGGCCGGTGAAGAGTGAGGAGCCTCCACATAAGATCACATTCTGGGCCACATGGGGCCGTAGATCTTGAGGCACCCTGAGGAGGCTCTGTTCAGCCATGGCTGGGAGGCCCATGGGCGATAATCCTGGAATCTCTGGGGGATGGAATAGGAGCTCTGGACACTGGAATAACTCTTTTCCCAGAGTAACAGTCCGTCCATCAGGAAGCCTCAGAGTTTGCTTGCACTCCTGATCTGGGCGGGCCTGTTCCTTTTGGAAATCTGAGGCCAAATAGCAGTAACGATGTTTGATGTTCTCCACCAAGTCCAGGTCCTCCTGTTGCAATGAGAAGCCAGAGCCCAGGATCATTTCTGCTAGGAAGGCAGTAAGATGGTTGCCTGCCAGGTCCAAGCGTTGGATGGCATGGGGTAAGTTGTAACCCTGAACAACTGGCACTGTGTAGCTGACTCCGTGGCCAGTGTCCACAACGAGTCCGTTAACACGACCGTGAGCATAGACTGACAATACAGATTGAGAGGCCACATACAAGGCTGGGGAGTGCAGAGACTCAAAGGCCACCTCTACTAGCTTCTCTCGGTTGGTGGCAGGGCTGAAGGGTGGATCCGAAAACAGTAGAGGGTGCTCCTGGGTGGCTACTCGGAGATCATGTTCCAGGATGTGTCGCCATATTAGTTCGGCTGCTTCCCAGTCCACCACAATGCCATTGCGAATAGGCTTCACCAACCTCAGTTCTGGGCGGGAGCGGGCTGCCTCCCCAATAAAAGTTTCCAGCTCCGATTGGCCCTTGGTAGCCTGTTTCTTGGGCTGGCAACCCAGGATGGTGGCCACCGAGTAGGTGGGTTGGGATTGTCCTGCAAAGCCTACCTTACAGGTGCCTGTGCCCATGTCAATAACCACAGCACCTGTTTTCAGTGGGAACCTGTCTCCCACCACACTGAAGGAATCTTGCTCTAGATTCTTGCTCACCAGGACTGTGTTAGAGGTCGGGGAAGGAGGCCCACGAGTTTCGGGGGAGGGCTGGGGCTTTGGGTATCCATTGACATCCATGGGCTGCAGCTGGCCTCCTAATGCTGTTTAACAAAGTGGACCATGTTCTCTTCCGGTTAAGTAGACACCCAGACACATTTACACATTTCCCAAGATGCCTTCAGTCTGACATACAATCATAGACTGCaggagaacagaaacagaagaagagatGAGAAGGAACAAATTTCTAGAACATCAGaactctttgtttttgttcatttgtttgaacCCCTTTATCGCTTCAGAATGTACTCATATGTCCCTTATACTTTTCATGAAATTTATTCCTCCAAGGTATGCATATTATGTTTCAGAGTTCTTCTTCTCTGTAACTCCATCAACCTCAAGGCTGACAAGATCTGAGTACAGTAACCCTTATTCAAACTGACAGCCGTTCCACCAGAAAGAGTCCTTCATGTACAGAGAAGATGAACCTCAGGAAAACCAATTTAGTCATGTTCTTCAATTCAGAGGCATGCTTTTCTTCCAGGCCCGTGTACTAAGCACCTTTAACTCCTCATAACCCCTCAAGACATGTGAGACTGGGGCAGCAGATGCCATTCTCAGCCCATTTCCTTACGATCGTTCAAGAGTGACCCAGGACTTTGCTGATCTACCCATGAAACACCGTCTTCTgccagaattgtgtgtgtgtgtgtgtgccagcagACATGGACTCTGGAGTGACGTGGGCAGTGGAGGAGCCATCCTGCTGAACAGTGGgctgggtgtggggggtgggagatggggggcTGCCATGGGggtggccaggaaactgggaagggatgTGTGGGAGAATGTGCCCAGgattaacaaaatgaaatattttcttaaaaaggtCATCTCACTTTATTCCTTTGAACTCATGAACTCAGGTGGCGACCAGTGAGTATCTCCCATCCTGAATCcagggtgtttttatttttctttggttgaGCAATTGCcgcagagccagagccagaagtGTGCTGGCAGAGACTGAGGCTCGGCCAGAGGCGGGTGGCAGCAAACCGATGAACTGAAGAAAGGATGAGGCTGAGGCGCCCATAGAGCTCAGCCAACCAGGCTCCCAGTCTGACCATTGCCAAGCTGCGCGGAGGCAGCTGTGAACGTGGAGGAGGTCCTGCCAGGCTGCGATCTCCCAGCCAGGGCAATGTCCCAGGCTGAAGTGAGGTGGTGGAAGGAACACCCagcaagaagggaggagagggatgaacgcagagatggagaagagaatgacatttgaataaataaaaatatcaataaaaaagaaaatgaaaaatgtctgAAAAATCTGTTACTGTGAAACATTTTACTTTCATTCAAAACAGATTCTTTTTGGAAGGTAAAATTTCAGGCCAGTTCAAAGTTGTGTGAGAACTGCTGTGagctgggattaggacagtgacTCAGATGAAAttttgaaagtaattttaaaaaggaggagaagagtgAGGCAGAGGCGGTGAGGCACGGAAACGTGAAAGAGCGTGAGATTGGAAGGAAGAGACTGACGGGAAGACGTGAGGTGAACTGTTCAAGGCATGTGATGCTGGGTATCAGTTGAAACAGGCTGTCTGGTGAAGCCTGGGACCCGGGCTGGGCCTGGGCCCGTGAAGCTGTGATCCTGATCTGGGAAAATGGTGAGATCGTGTGTGAGACTGACTGTCTTTGAACCAGTGTGCAGGCTGGACAGGTGATCCAGTGTGCAGGTGTGTCAGGGGTGTTGATCATTCGTGAGCAGGAGTTCAGGATCGAAGGTCAAGACTCCAGCCGCAGATCAAAGTGGAGACTTGATTGCCTCTGAAGGAGAGCTTCTGGTGAAgctgagaagaagagagagaggaaggaaggacacgggaagaggagagacaggccCTCTGTGCAGAGACTTTATGTCACAGAGACTGTGCTGGACcttggggggcaggggcaggccgCCCCTCCTGGTGTGTGCTGTGGAGGCCTCAGGCATCAGAGGCCTCCAGATCGGCAGATGGGGCCATGCTGGCTGTATTTCCATCTGCGTGGTGGTGTCCCGCAGTCTCCGGACAACCCTGCGCAGTGAACCGTCTTTGAGCTAAACTCTAAACCCGCAGGTCGGACACCTGGCTGTCGAGACAGACCAGGCAGAAAGAGGTCTCAAGCATGGGCACTGAGATCTGTGAGCAAGATGTAATGAGGCTGAGAC
This window harbors:
- the Actl9 gene encoding actin-like protein 9 yields the protein MDVNGYPKPQPSPETRGPPSPTSNTVLVSKNLEQDSFSVVGDRFPLKTGAVVIDMGTGTCKVGFAGQSQPTYSVATILGCQPKKQATKGQSELETFIGEAARSRPELRLVKPIRNGIVVDWEAAELIWRHILEHDLRVATQEHPLLFSDPPFSPATNREKLVEVAFESLHSPALYVASQSVLSVYAHGRVNGLVVDTGHGVSYTVPVVQGYNLPHAIQRLDLAGNHLTAFLAEMILGSGFSLQQEDLDLVENIKHRYCYLASDFQKEQARPDQECKQTLRLPDGRTVTLGKELFQCPELLFHPPEIPGLSPMGLPAMAEQSLLRVPQDLRPHVAQNVILCGGSSLFTGLESRFRTELLRSLSPEDHVVVMAQPNRNLSVWIGGSILASLHAFQSCWVLREQYEEMGPQVVYRKCY